In the Oreochromis aureus strain Israel breed Guangdong linkage group 14, ZZ_aureus, whole genome shotgun sequence genome, one interval contains:
- the zgc:101731 gene encoding SNARE_SNAP25N and SNARE_SNAP23C domain-containing protein isoform X2, which translates to MAANARSDPPILTEQEELQRRANQVTDESLESTRRMVQLVEESKDVGIRTVVMLDEQGEQLERIEEGMDSINRDMREAEKNLTDMAQCCGLCIWPLRKLKAFEESGAYKAVWGGASSQDGVVSNQPPPSRVVDEREQMIMSGGYIRRVTGDAREDEMEENLAHVGSIVGNLKSMALDIGNELETQNSQIDRIQGKANLNVTRISAANQKATNLMKR; encoded by the exons atggctGCTAACGCACGTTCAGACCCGCCCATCCTCACAGAGCAGGAGGAGTTACAGAGAAGAGCCAATCAGGTCACAGATGAG TCGCTGGAGAGCACACGGCGGATGGTTCAGTTGGTTGAGGag AGTAAAGATGTTGGGATCAGGACTGTGGTGATGTTGGATGAACAAGGAG AGCAGTTGGAGCGCATTGAGGAGGGTATGGACTCCATCAACAGGGACATGAGAGAGGCAGAGAAGAATCTGACAGACATGGCGCAGTGCTGTGGCCTTTGTATCTGGCCACTCAGGAA ACTAAAGGCTTTTGAGGAGAGTGGGGCATACAAGGCAGTTTGGGGCGGAGCCTCAAGCCAGGATGGCGTTGTATCCAATCAGCCGCCGCCGTCTCGGGTCGTGGATGAGAGAGAGCAGATGATTATGAGTGGAGGATACATACGAAG GGTGACCGGCGACGCCCGCGAGGATGAGATGGAGGAGAACCTGGCTCATGTGGGCAGCATCGTGGGAAACCTGAAGAGCATGGCCCTGGACATTGGCAACGAGCTGGAAACACAGAATTCCCAGATCGACCGCATACAGGGCAAG GCTAATCTCAACGTAACCCGAATCAGCGCTGCCAACCAGAAGGCTACCAACCTCATGAAACGATAG
- the zgc:101731 gene encoding SNARE_SNAP25N and SNARE_SNAP23C domain-containing protein isoform X1, with protein sequence MAANARSDPPILTEQEELQRRANQVTDESLESTRRMVQLVEESKDVGIRTVVMLDEQGEQLERVEEGLDQINSDMKEAEKNLTDLGKCCGLCSCDKLKAFEESGAYKAVWGGASSQDGVVSNQPPPSRVVDEREQMIMSGGYIRRVTGDAREDEMEENLAHVGSIVGNLKSMALDIGNELETQNSQIDRIQGKANLNVTRISAANQKATNLMKR encoded by the exons atggctGCTAACGCACGTTCAGACCCGCCCATCCTCACAGAGCAGGAGGAGTTACAGAGAAGAGCCAATCAGGTCACAGATGAG TCGCTGGAGAGCACACGGCGGATGGTTCAGTTGGTTGAGGag AGTAAAGATGTTGGGATCAGGACTGTGGTGATGTTGGATGAACAAGGAG AGCAGTTGGAGCGAGTAGAGGAGGGCTTGGATCAGATCAACTCTGATATGAAGGAGGCAGAGAAAAACCTGACTGACCTGGGCAAGTGCTGTGGTCTCTGCTCCTGTGATAa ACTAAAGGCTTTTGAGGAGAGTGGGGCATACAAGGCAGTTTGGGGCGGAGCCTCAAGCCAGGATGGCGTTGTATCCAATCAGCCGCCGCCGTCTCGGGTCGTGGATGAGAGAGAGCAGATGATTATGAGTGGAGGATACATACGAAG GGTGACCGGCGACGCCCGCGAGGATGAGATGGAGGAGAACCTGGCTCATGTGGGCAGCATCGTGGGAAACCTGAAGAGCATGGCCCTGGACATTGGCAACGAGCTGGAAACACAGAATTCCCAGATCGACCGCATACAGGGCAAG GCTAATCTCAACGTAACCCGAATCAGCGCTGCCAACCAGAAGGCTACCAACCTCATGAAACGATAG
- the LOC116323313 gene encoding formin-like protein 18: MSATWREDDEELRVGGVKGALKAKPRFSFTEVKLLLEAVKRNRYIILRKFNQGVSAETKKQTWVEITNQINALGENHREVRQIMKKWADLKCDGKRRIAALRGPNGTTLRKKKLGPVERMVHKILMMSPRGDGDSDLDLGEDDDFSKMCSKGLPSNSSPYSYLSLTDGTHTLSGGPSFDLSPLSSPEKELGGDPFHSSSDFDLGDDGEHMMDFDENDDSMFSYPSSIRPPPTSLDPLPDNALMRVKPVYTYSRSSNGQSQTIQNNSSSSRPPPGPSSSSVASTSSGFPSASDSEAASSSAVPPPSRSPSTSNRPSSALPAPSPFPPPPSSSAPAAANGASSHPRPSTSVPPPAASFTSQSCAASTLTSATISSSSRSQPPPSSSVFPRSTPPTSGSNLSDPLPAGASSRRSHEQVAQVASQSLQQQRASRMLLTSVSQSLETLAQSVQLLVESQQEFVQESLQLQRETVDILRDFSNTALTMLRDKASSGQLAHHHHRHHPASHF, from the exons ATGTCAGCCACGTGGcgtgaggatgatgaggagCTGAGGGTGGGAGGAGTAAAAGGAGCATTGAAAGCCAAACCGAGGTTCTCCTTCACTGAGGTCAAGCTGCTGCTGGAGGCGGTGAAGAGGAACAGATACATCATCCTCA GGAAGTTTAACCAAGGTGTGTCGGCTGAAACGAAGAAACAGACGTGGGTCGAGATCACCAATCAGATCAACGCTCTGGGAGAGAATCACAGAGAG GTGCGCCAGATCATGAAGAAATGGGCAGACCTGAAATGTGATGGGAAGCGACGCATCGCAGCGCTGCGGGGTCCCAACGGCACAACCCTGAGGAAGAAGAAACTGGGTCCCGTGGAGAGGATGGTCCATAAGATACTGATGATGAGTCCTAGAGGAG ACGGCGACAGCGATCTGGACCTGGGAGAAGACGACGACTTCTCAAAGATGTGCAGTAAAGGGCTACCCTCGAACAGTTCACCCTACTCCTACCTCAGTCTGACAGACGGCACTCACACTTTATCAGGAGGACCCTCCTTTGACCTTTCACCTCTCTCCTCACCTGAAAAAGAACTTGGCG GAGATCCTTTCCACTCCTCCTCTGACTTTGACCTGGGTGATGATGGAG AACACATGATGGATTTTGATGAAAACGACGACTCCATGTTCTCCTACCCTTCCTCCATCCGGCCACCCCCCACCTCCCTCGATCCTCTGCCCGATAACGCCCTGATGAGGGTGAAGCCCGTCTACACGTACTCCCGAAGCAGCAACGGCCAGAGCCAAACTATCCAGAACAACTCCTCCTCCAGCAGACCTCCACCTggaccttcctcctcctctgtggcttCCACGTCCTCTGGCTTTCCTTCGGCTTCCGATTCAGAAGCTGCTTCATCCTCTGCTGTCCCTCCACCATCACGGTCCCCCAGCACCTCCAACAGACCTAGCTCCGCCCTCCCTGCTCCCTCTCCATTCCCTCCTCCACCATCTTCCTCTGCACCTGCTGCAGCAAATGGTGCTTCCTCTCACCCTCGACCTTCTACCTCAGTTCCACCACCTGCAGCTTCCTTCACTTCTCAGTCCTGCGCTGCCTCAACACTCACCTCTGCcactatttcttcttcttctcgaagccagcctcctccctcctcctccgtCTTTCCACGCAGTACTCCCCCCACCTCAGGCTCAAACCTATCGGACCCCCTCCCAGCTGGAGCGTCCTCACGCAGGTCACACGAGCAGGTCGCCCAGGTGGCGTCTCaaagcctgcagcagcagcgggCCAGCAGGATGCTCCTGACCTCGGTGTCTCAGTCTCTGGAGACGTTGGCTCAGTCGGTCCAGCTGCTCGTGGAGAGCCAGCAGGAGTTTGTGCAGGAGTCCCTGCAGCTCCAGCGGGAGACCGTGGACATCCTGAGGGATTTTTCCAACACTGCACTAACCATGCTGAGAGACAAGGCCAGCAGCGGGCAGCTGGCCCACCATCACCACCGACATCATCCCGCCTCGCACTTCTGA